Genomic window (Acidobacteriota bacterium):
CCGGGCGCGGCGCCATCTCCGTTTGCCGGCCTCACTTCTCGATGGGTGTGACGACCAGGATGACCATGCCGAGAAGGTCGCGGACGGCCTCCTGGCTCCGGCCCGCTTTGTGCGCGGCCAAGGCGGAATCGAGAAGCCGGCCGCAGATCTTGACGGCCAGATCGATGCCCTTCGCCGGCTCCTTGACGGACTTGAGCTCCTCGGGGATCGTCCAGGCCGTGCCGCCCGAGACCGATCCGTAGGCCAGGCCGAGGTCCCGGTACGCTTCGTCGGAGAAGAGCCCGTCCGCCTCGACGATCTTTTTGACACCCTCGATCCGCGACCGGGTTCCTCCGGCCTGGTCGGTCCGGGGAAGGATCAGGAGCGAGGCGTCCAGGGCGTCGACCAGGGCCCTGGTGATGGCCTCGCGGCCGGGGTCGGGGGTCATGACGACGGACCGGGCCCGGGCGATGAGGGCCTCCGGCCCGGTCTGCGCGCTTCCGGCGGCGGGGATCGCGGCGAGAAGAGCGATGATCGCGATGAGAACGGACGTGCGCTGCCTTTTCATTGCGGCCTCCCGGAAAAAGGTTGACGGTCTTTCATATCCACCCGATAACCGTCCGCCCCCCCGTTATTGTTTACAAAATGGGGGACACGATACCTATTTCCGATTTTCCTGCCTGATTAAAATGCGGGACATGATATCCACTTCTCTTTTCCTGGCCCATATCGGGGGAGAGGCACCCGCCGCCCGAAAAATAGGAAATAGGTATCATATCCCCCATTTCAGGATGGAGACGCTTGTGAGATACCCGGCCGTGAGCGCCGGCCCGACGGCCAGGGCTCCGACTATCTTCAGGACCAGGACCATCAGGACGAAAACCGCGGTCGTTATGGCCAGCTGGGCGCCCACCGCGATGCCGATCGGGGCGGTGCGGTGAGCCCGGACGAGGACGCCCCTCTCCAGCGACAGGATGGACTCGAGGAAGGGGAGGAGCGAGAGCATGGCGCCGGGCACGACGGCGAAGGCGGCCAGGTCCGGCGCCAGGCCCGAGACCTGCCGGTACCAGACCAGGCCCAGGGGGGAGACCGTGACCAGGGCCAGGGCGACCGTGGAGATCGCGCCGAGACGGACGGTGAAGCGGCCGAGGACGCTCCGGCCCGCGCCGTCGTCGCCGAGGAGGGCGATGACGACCTCCTGCATGGCGATCCCGGCCGAGCGGAACACGAAGGCCAGCCCGGTGATGACCGGCAGCGCGGCCAAAGACTCGAGCGGCATGCGGCCGCGGGCCAGGAAGAAGGTCGTCAACGGATTGATGAAGAAGGTCAGGAACGAGGTCAGGGCCAGCGGCACGTAGAAGCGCAGGATGCGGACGGCGGTCAGCGCGCGGCCGAAGGCGCAGGCCGCCTCGTCCTGGCGGAGAAGGCGCCGGACGGTCCGCCGGGCCATGAACCAGCTGGCCGCGGCCTCGGCCACCACGCCGGCGCCGAGCGCGCCCGTGCCGACGCTGGCGCCGGGCAGCCGGACGACGAGGGCCAGGAACAGGCCGGTCGCGGCCATGGCCGAAAGGCGGATGACCGTGCCCCAGGTCACGGCCTGCGGCCGGCCGTCGCGGATGAGGACGCCCTGATAGAACCGGCGGAAGCCGATGGCCCCCGGCCAAAGGACGAGGAAGATCATCGACCGGCTGGCCAGTCGGGCCAGGTCGGGCGAGAGGCCCATGACGCCCCGGGCGACGAAGCCGAAGACGGGCGGCGTGATCAGGACGATCATGACCGCCGTGACAGCCGCGTTCATCGCGTTCGAGAAGCGCCGCATCTTCCGGCAGGCGACGCCGTCCCCGACGAGGGCGTTCGAGGCCGAGAGCATCATGATGATGGGCGATTCGACCATCCAGGCCAGGGCCGTGGCCACGGCGAAGGCGGCCAGGTTCTCCTTCGGCGAGGCGAGACGGGCGATGACGGCGGCCACGAACGGCCCCTCGGCGGCCATCATCAGCCAGGTGGCCTCCAGGGGCAGCCAGAAGCGGGCGACGCGGCGCGGCGTCAGGTCGTTCGGCGAGATGTAGTGGGCGCGCATGTTTGGCGCAATAGGATAGCACGTCGAAGCCGGCCCGACAAACGGCCGCCCGGGATCGGGAGGGCGATTTACCTCAACGACGGCGCCTTCGACCGGATCTTTTTTCTGGCTGCCGGTTTCCGCATCGACCAGCCGGCAAAAGACGGGCCGGACCGGCCGGGTCGCGAACGTTCCCGCTAGAACGCGATGCCCGCGCCGACCCCGAAAACGAGCCGTTTCGAGCCGTAGTCCATCTCGCCGCCCGGATAGGCCGAGGCCCCCCGGACGGCCGAGGCGTAGCGGAGGAAGACGTCGAACGACAGGTCGCTGACCCTCTCGCCGTCGTCCCAGATGGAGAAGAGCGGGCCCTCGTACCCGAAGCCGAGCGAATAGACGTTGCGCTCGAGGTCGGGATAGACGGGCGTCCGGCCGGTTTCGTCGACCGAGCTCCGCAGGCGGGCATAGCCGGTCCGCAGGGCGAGGTAGCGCCCGGGCCGGATCTCCAGCCCGGCTTTGATGTCCCGGGTGTCCCTGAGCGCCAGGGCCACGCCCTGGACGCCGTAATCGAGCGACAGGCCGTAGAACTCCTGGTAGTCGGGCGTGAAGGATGGATTGAGAGCCTGGCCTTCCGCGTTCGAACGGAAGATCCAGTCGCCGAAGCCGCTCCAGCGGTTCCATTGGACGTCGAGATAAAGGGAGACCGGCTTGACGGGCGTGAGGGCGATGCCGCAGGCGATCTCGCGGGGCAGGGTCAGGCGGGCCGTGACGTTCTGCGTGGCGTAGTAGAAATCGATGAGATCGGAAACGCGGCGCGACGGCCTGTAGGGATCGGGCACGGTGGCGCCCGAGATGTCCAGCATGCGGTTGAACACGTCCGTGCCGGCATAGTCGATCGAGACGCTCTGCTGGAACCGGGCCCCGATCTGGAGGGCCGGCAGGACCTTCCACAAGGCTCCGGCCGTGAAGCCCAGGCCGTGGCCGCTCAAGGCCTGGCTGCTCTCGACGTCGATGTCCCGGTCGAGCGGATAGGTCTCGAGGTTGAAGGGGATGATGTGCCGCCAGCGCAGGCTCGACGACACGACGTCGACGCCGGCGCTCACGGCCAAGCCCTTGACGACCTCGACGGCCAGGGCCGTCCGGAAGAAGAGCGTCCGCAGGCGGTTGCGGGTCACGGCGCCCTCGGCGTCCCAGCCCGGCGACCAGTACGATTCGTAATTGAACGGGGAGAACAGGCCCGTGGCGACGGTCACGCCACGCAGGAGCTGCCAGGCCACGGCGAAGTCGCCCAGGAACTCGGACGGCTCCGACCGCCAGGTCCGGCCGCCGTCCGGCCAGGCCGCCGACGTCTTGCGGTTGTCGAACATGATGTTGGTCTTGAGGCGAAATCCGGACAGGAAGGCCAGCCCGGCCGGATTATAGAATAGTCCGGTGGCATCGTCGGACCGGGCCGTGAACGCGCCTCCCAGGCCGGTCGCCCGGGCGCTGGGCTCGTGGAACGTCAGGTCGTCGGCGCCCAGCCGGAACGGCAACGGAACCAGGATGAGCGCCAGGATGAGGGTCAGGCGGGGACCGCGAAGGAGCTTCGCCCGGATCATGTTCATGATGCCTCCGCTTCTTAAAGGACGGCTATCTTACCATTCGCGGCGGGGAATATGAAGGAGCCATCGATCGACAGCGGCGCGGTCCGGCCCAACGACGGTCCCGGCCTGAGGCGGACATGCGTCCTCGCGGCGGGCTCATTTCCTGACGACGCGGATCGTCCTGATCTCATACGGGGCGAGGGTGACCGCGATCGAGGGGCCCGAGCCGATCACGCCTCCGGCCGGACGCTCTATGAGGTCGGCCTCGCGGGCCTCGACCGGCCAGGGCAGCTCGATCTTCGCCTCGGTTTTCCGGCCCGCCGTCTCGTAGAGCCGGAGGATGAGGCCGCGCTCGGCGTAGCCCATCTCCTTCTTGAGCGCGGACAGGACGACGTTAGACGGGCCGACCCGGATGAACGAATGGACCGGCGGCAGTTCCCCGCCGTGGACGAGAGGCACGCGGGCGATGAGCGGGTTGCCGAGTTCGTAGCCCCGGCGCGTCACCTCGGCGGCCCTCCAGTCGCCGCGGTGGGGGACGATCGAGCAAAGAAGCTCGTGGCGGCCGCGGTCGGCCTCCGGGTCGGGATAGGTCGAGCCGTGGACGACGGACAGGCGCATGACCCCGCCCTTGACGTCGAAGCCGTACTTCGAGTCGTTGAGCAGGGCCGCGCCGTACTCGCCCGACCCTTCCGAGACGTCGATCCAGCGCAGGGCCGGCACCTCCGTGCCGTCGGACGGGCGGGCTATCGAGCCGTAGGGGATCTCGAAGCGGGCGGCCGCAGACTTGAGGGCGAGCGGGAAGGCGGCCTTGATCATGATGTTCCGCTCGCGCCAATCGAACCGCGTCCGGAAGTCCAGGCGCGGCAGGCCGGCGCAGAGGGTCAGGTCCTGCTCGAAGGTCGAGTCGCGGAAGCGGGACTTGACCCGGAGCACGGCCCGGACCGGGCCCTTCTCGACGAGCTCGACGGCGGCGCCGGTCTCGCCGATCCTTCCGGCCAGGCCCTTGAGGCCGAGCTCCCAGGCCGACATCTCCTTGGGATCGTCGATGAACGCCTCGAGGACGTTCCCCGGCCCGGCCAGGACCTCGCGCCCGGCGGCCTTGTCGTACAGGCTCGTGATCCAGCCGGTCTTCGGGTCGACGCGGACCTTGAGGAACTCGTTCTCGAGCTCGTTCGCCCCGACCCTGAGGCCCGCCGCCGCGCCGCCGCCCGCCGCGCCCGCCGGCTCTTCCGCGGACACGCCGGCGGGGACCGCGCGATAGAGCCTGTAGCCCAGCGAGGGCACGTCGCGGGCCAGGAACAGGACGCGGAGGATCGCCGTATCGCCCTGGGCGCGCCTGTCGAGGACCTGGGCCGGAATGCTCCGGCCCCCGCCGTCGGTCAGCCGAACGGTCCCTTCCCACGGCTTCGCCGTCCCGGCGTCCGGCGGCACGGCGATCTCGGCGATGACGGGCTCTGTCCGGTCCCAGAAGAGCGGATTGTAGACGACGACGGGAAAGCCCTCGCCCCGCGTGTCGATCCGGCTCGAGATGGTCTCGAGCGAGAAGTCGAGGGCCCGCTCGCCGCGCATCCGGGCCTGGCGGTAAAAGCCGGCGACCTCGTCGTAAACGGGCCCGATGCTCGAGCCGTCGAGGATGTCGTGGAACTGGTTGCGGAGGACGATCTTCCAGGCCTCGTCGAGGTCCCGCTCGGGGTAATAATCGCGGTAGCCCGAGGCCACGGCGACGGCCGAGAACTTCTCCGCCGTGACGAGCAGGCTCTCGAGCTGGCGGTTGCTCTTCTTGGCCGCCGCCTGGGTCGTGTAGCAGGCCGGGAAAGTGAAGTTGAGCTCGCGCGAAACGAGCGGGAAGCCGGCCCCGTTCGCGGCCGCGTTCTCGAGGAAGGCCTGGGGAACGTCGAAGACGAGCTGCGGCTGGCCGGGATCGCCGCGGAACTTCTCGATGGCGGCGATGTCCGCGTCGCGCGGCCCGCCGCCGTGGTCCCCGGCGCCGTAGAGGAGCAGGAAGTCCTTGACGGCGGTGTTCTTGCGGGCCTCCTCCAGGATCTTCAGGGTCCCGTCCTGGAGGCTGACGTTGTACCAGCCCGGCGGGACGTAGCCGAGGACGCGGGAGCCGTCCATCCCTTCCCACCAGAAGAAGGGAGTCGGGTCGGGTCCCGGCGCGCAGCGGCCGAAGACATAGGAATCGATGCCGGCCCGTCGCAGGATCTGGGGCATCTGCCAGTTGTGCCCGAACGTGTCGGGGTTCCAGCCGACCTTGACGTCGACGCCGAACCTGTCCAGGAAGTAGCGCTTGCCGTAAAGGAGTTGGCGGGCCAGGGCCTCGCCGTCGGGCATGTTGGCGTCGGGCTCGACCCACATGCCGCCGACCGGCACCCAGGTCCCCTCCTTGATCTTGCGGGCGATGCGGGCGAAGAGATCGGGCGACTCCCTCTCGATCGCGTCGTAGATCGCCGCCTGGCTCTGGGCGAAGGTCAGGCCTGGCAGCCGGTCCATCTGGGCCAGCGTCCCCCGGAAGGTGTGGACGGCGATGTCGGCCACGGTCTCCTCCCAGCGCCAGAGCCAGCTCAGGTCGATGTGGGCGTGACCGACGAGATGGGCGGTCAGGGACCGCGGCGGAACGGCCGCGGGGGCGGCGGACCGCTTCTGCCCGGGCGCGCCCGGGCCGGCGGCGGCCCGCGCGGCCGGCCCGGCCGAGGCCAGGACGGCGGTGGCGATCAGCAGGACGGGCAGGGCGGAACGAAAGCTGATCCTCATGGCGGGACTCCTCGCTTCAGTCGCGGACGTCGAACGTCACGGCGGAGAACTTGAAATCCTTGTAGACGGCCTCGGTCGTCGACCGGACGAAGGGCTTGCCGGAGTCCTTGAGATAAGCTTCCTCCACGGACAGGCGGCCGGGGAAGCGGAGGCCGTTCTGCTCAACGCCGAGCTCGGCGCGGAAGGTCAGCCGGGGCGTCCGCTTGAAGAGCTCGCCCCGCCTGACGAAGACGTCGAAGCGGCCGGCCCGGCTCTCGCTCCACTCGATCCTGAGGATGTCGCCGGTGGCCGGATCGACCCAGGCCTGTCCGTGGAGACAGCGGCCGGCCGGGACGCCGGGCCTGGGCTTGGCCTCGATGACGACGGCGTCGACCGAGCCAATCCGGTCCCGTCCGGCGATCGAGAAGTCGAATCCCGGCTGGACCCGCTCGCCGAAAAGGCCGACCGGCCCGAGAAGGGCGGAGCCGAAGACGTCGACGGATATCTGGAGCTCGGCGTCGGGAACGACCTTGCTCTTGCCGTTCTCCTCGAGCTGGGCGCGGACCTCGCGGAAGGCCCGCCCGGCCCGGACGCATCGGTAATCGTAGACGAACGAGCGCTTTATCTTCCTGACGGTGCTGATCGTGAGCGTCGGTCCCAGGAAGGGCGATGTGCCGGATCCGGACGGCGGCGCCGCCGGCGAACGATCGAGCTTCGGGTCGATCGTCTCCCGGATCTCCTCGCGGCAGGCGAGATCGAAGGCCGAACTCTCGAGCCTGCGGCAATATCCGGCGGCCTTGGCCAGGAGCGAGGCCAGCTCGGCGGAAGCCGGCGGGGCGGTCTCTATCTTCTGCGGCGGCCGCTGGGGAAGGCGATGGTCCGGCGCCGGGACGGCCGCCACCGCTCGGATCGAGAGAAGAACGAGGGCCGCGCCGGCCGATGCCGCGGCCGCGACGGTTCCGGCGTGGCGAGACCTTCTCATGCGCGATCCTCCTCCGGGAACGACGGTTTTTCGCCGCCCGCGGACCAGGATAGGCCCGCGCCCCGGGGAAATCAAGCTTGGGGGTTGGCCGGGAGTCCCGGGGGGAGGCCCGGTGCGTCGGGAAGGTGCAGGGTTGAGCGCCGGGGTGATTCATAGGATAATGTGGCGGCCGGGAGGACCCGATGGCGATGCGATACGGATGCGACGAGAACGATCTGGCCCATTATACGTGTTATCGAACGCTCCATAAGCCGCCGGTCGACGGCCGCCTGGACGGGCCGGCCTGGCGGGAGGCGCCGAAATCCCGGCGCTTCGTCGATCTCGTCAGCGGCGTGCCCGGCTTCCTCGAGACGCGGCTGGCCGCGCTCTGGGACGACGAGGCCCTTTACGTCGCCTTCTGGGTGAGCGAGCCCGACGTCCAGGCCCGCCTGGCCGAGCGCGACGCGCTCGTCTGGACCGAGAACGACGTCGAGATCTTCATCGGCGGCGAGGACTGCTACTATGAATTCCAGATCAACGCCCTGGGGACGATCTACGAGGTCTTTTACGTCTGGCAGGACGCGCTGAAGAAGGGAAGCCGGTTCGACGCGCCGGAGTTCGACCTGCGCGAGCGGCGGGTCGACGTCATCGGCGGCTTCCAGGACGGCCTGCGCTACGGCCGGCACCCGCGGGGCCGGCGCTGGGCCTTCATGGACTGGGACTTCCCGGGATTGCGCGCGGCGGTCCAGGTCCGGGGCACGCTCAACGACGCGTCCGACGTCGACGAGGGCTGGACGGCCGAGATCGCCTTTCCCTGGAGCGGCATGAAGCATCTCGCCGGCGGCCGGCCGCTGCCGCCGCGCGACGGCGACGTCTGGCGCATGGACTTCTCCCGCTTCGAGCTCCTCCGCAGCTGCGGCGTGACGGTGGAACCGCACCCGGGTTGGGCCCTCAACAAGCACGGGATCTACGACTCCCATATCCCCGAGTGCTTTTCTTTTATCCACTTCCGAGCTGCCTTGGCTAACGCAAACGGCTCTAAATAAAACAGATAACCGGAAATTGGGCCTGCCCATAAGCTGTTGATCCTGGCTTTTTAGGCCCTTTTTCGCGATTCCGAGGCCCATATTCACATCGGCATAGCCTGGAAAGCGTTGGTCCCAAGGCCGGGCCGGCAGGCGGGACTTTTTGCGTATGGGCGGCCGGGCTTTCTATAGTACAATCCGCGTCATGAACGCATCGCGCCGATCAGGATACGTCTTAGGATCAGCCATCCTCGCCTTGGGGCTCATGACCGCGCTCGCCGGATGCGGCGGGCCGGATGCCAAGCCGGGCGCGCCTGGCTCCGCCGGAGCCGCTTCGGCTGAGGGGGCCGGACTGCCCGGCCTCAGGGACCGGGCGGCGCTTTACAACGGCTGGCTCAAGGAGCGCTTCGACCGCATCCTGCCGGAGATCATGCGCCGCGAGGGGATCGATATGTGGGTTGTCGTCTGCCGCGAGCACGCCGAAGACCCGGTCTATCCGACGCTCATGCCCCAGCCGAACATGTTCGCCTGGCGCCTGTCGATGCTCGTCTTCTTCGACCGGGGCGCGGCGGCGGGAGTGGAGCGGCTTTCCGTCAACCCTTTCGGCAGCGGCGACTTCAACAAAGAAATCGGGGACTATTACGCGCCCGGCTGGACGAGCCAGGCCGAGGACCCATGGGCCCGCCTGGCGCGGATCATCCGGGAGAGGAACCCGAAGAAGATCGCGATCGACGAATCGGGGACGTTCGCCTTCGCCGACGGGCTGACGGCCGCGCTCAAGGCGGAGCTCGTCGCCGCCCTCGGGCCCAGGCTTGCGGCCCGCCTCGTTTCGGCGGAACGGCTGGCCGTCGGCTGGCTGGAGAAGCGGACGGCCGGGGAGATCGACTTCTACGCCCGGCTGGCCGCCATGAACCGCCGCGTCGCGGCCGAGGCGCTGTCCGATAAGGCCATCCAGCCCGGCGTCACCACGCTGGCCGACCTCTCCTGGTGGACGCGCGAGCGCTATGCCGCGCTGGGCGTCGAGCCCTGGTTCCAGCCGAGCTTTTACATCGTGCGGCGGGCCGGCGGCCCTGCCGACGAAGCCCTGCGCCGGACCATCCTGCCAGGCGACCTCGTCCGCTGCGACATCGGCTTTTCCTGCCTGGGGATGACGACCGACATCCAGGAAGCCGCCTATGTCCTGCGCGAGGGCGAGACCGAGGTTCCGGCCGGCCTGCGCCAGGCGATGCGGCTAGGCAACCGCCTCCAGGACATCCTGGCGGGCGAGTTCGCGGAGGGCCGGACCGGCAACGAGGTCCTGGCGGCGGCCCTTGGCAAGGCCCGGGCGGAGGGGATCAAGCCGAAGATCTATTCGCACCCTCTCAATTATTACGGTCACGGCGCCGGCCCGAAGATCGGCCTGGGCGACATGCAGAACGGCGTGCCCGGCGTCGGCGACTATCCGCTCCACGCCGACACTTGCTGGGCCGTGGAGCTCAGCATCGGCGCGCCGGTTCCCGAGTGGGGCGGCCAGGAGATATCCTTCGCCCTCGAGCAGAGCGCCGTCTTCAACAGGGCCGGCGTCGTCTTTCCCGCCGGCCGCCAGACTCTTATTGGAGCCTTGGCTAACGCAACACACACAAAATAAATGCAATAAGCCCGATCAGGAAGAATACCGTATCTTAAAGTCCTTGGTTTTCTGCCCGTTTTTCCGCATTTTCACATTTTTGCCTTTGGCATTTTAATCGTCAGGTTTGGGAAAGCAGGAAATTGTCCGAAAAAACCCCGAAATAAGCTGATCGGGCCCTTCGTTTTCTGAGCTATTGTTATTCTAATGAGCAGGTTGCGTTAGCCAAGGCAACTAAGACCCCAGCCGTTCGAGGAAGACGCGGCGGACGCGCTCGATGAGCTCGCCGGCCGTCTCCCTGGTATAGCCGGCCGTCGGCACGGCCGGCTCGATGGTCACGTTGACCAGCCCGGGCCGGATGACCAGGCTGCCCTTCCGCGCGATCTCGAAGGCCCCCTGCTGCACGATCGGCAGGATGTCGACGCCCGCCTCGATGGCCATCAGGAATCCGCCGCGCTTGAAGGGGGAGAGCCGCCCGTCGAGCGTGCGCGTGCCTTCGGGCATGATGCCGAACGAGACCCCCGGCCGCTCCCTGATCCAGGCCGCGGCCCGGCGCAGGGTCTGGACCGCCCTGGCCGTATCCTTGCGACTCAGGGGGAACATGCCCATGCGGCTGAGGGTCGCGCCGTAGACGGGCCAGCGGAAGTGGCTTTCCTCCTCGGCGCCCCGCAGCGGCGGCGGGAAGGCGACCTGGTAAACGAGCGGGTCGAAAAAATTGACGTGGTTCATCATGGCGATGTACTGCCGGCCGGGGACGATGTTCTCGCGGCCCCGGACGCGCAGGCGCACCCCGGCCGCCAGCAGGACGGCCCGGCAGCCGCCCTTGATGAGGGCCTCGAGCGCCCGGCCGCGGCAGAGGAAGGAGCCGATCACGATGCCCAGGCAGGCGGCGACGAACACGGGCAGGGTGACGATCCAGACGAAAAGCGACCGCAGCTCGCCGAGGCTCTCTCTCATTGGGCGCACGGTCAGGCCAGGAAGTCGAGTTCGTCCGGCAGGACCCTGATCCGCAGCGGCGTCCAGCCGACGAGCTCGCCGTCGGCCATCAGCCGCAGCGGCGGGTCGGCCTCGATCCCGATCGCGGCGGCCTGGCGCATGTGGACCCGGGGATGATCGGCGTGCTTGCCGGAAAAAACGCCCGAGAAGATGGAGACGATCTCGCGGCGGTTGACGTTGTTGAAGAGGACGATGTCCGCCCGGCCGTCCCCGGTCTCGGCCTTCGGGGCGATCATCATCTTGCCGCCGGTGTACTTCGAGTTGGAGACGACCAGGGCGCTGTTCGCGGCCTCGAGCCGCCGCCCGTCGGCCTCGATGACGATGCGGTTGGACATGCCGCGGGCGAGCCGGGCCAGCACCGCCACGCTGTAGCCGGCCGCGCCCAGGAACTTGAGGCGCTCGTTGGTCAGCCGGAGGATGTCGGCGATGAGGCCGACGCCGATGATGTTGAGGGAATAGCGCCGGACGGTCCGGCCCCGCTCCCGCTCCTCGAACTCGACGAGATCGACCTTGCGGCGGCGCCCGGCCAATATCGCGTCGAGGGCCTGGTCCGGCGTCTCGATGCCGAAATCGCGGATGAACGAGTTGCCCGTCCCGGCCGGGATCTGGCCGATCTCGGGCCGGCGGCCGGGTCGGCCCTCGGCGTAGAGGCCGTTGATGAGCTCGTACGGCGTGCCGTCGCCGCCGAGGCAGACGATGCGGTCGTAGCCGGCGCCGGCCGCCTCCCGGCCGATCTCGACCGAGTGGCCCGGGTGCTCGGAGAACCGGACCTCGAGGCCGGGGAAGGCTCCCCGGAGGCGCGGCTCGAGCCGCTCGAACACCTTCCGGCCCCGCCCATGACCGGCGGCCGGGTTGACGAGAAGAAGCGTTTTCATGGCCCTACCCTATAGCACAAGCCCCGGAAAATGAAAAGCGCCGGCGCGAGTCCTGGCCCGGGCGCGGCCAGGGTTGAGCCCGGGCCCCGTTTTGAGCTATTGTGAGCGGGTCGGCCCGCGGGCCGGAGGACGGAGATGCGCCCGTCGCGGCCGGCCGGATGTCGCGGAGCATGGGAGGACTGATCATGAAGCGGGTTATCGGAGGAGCGATCGTGATCCTGGGAGCGGCCGTCCTGACCCTCTTTGCGGCGGCCGGCCCGCTGGCCGGCTGGGACCCGGCGGCCGCCCACGACCGGGCCGCCGCGGACGCTTTCGCCGCCGCCCACGCGACGAAGGGCTCGCTGCCGCCGTTCTCGTTCATCTACGGCGGCCAGGCCTCTTCCGGCCTCCTGGGACGCTGGACGGTCACCGCCGAGGAGAAGGCCGATGGCCCGAAGCTGGTCCGGACGTTCGTTTACGCCGATCCGGCGACCGGGCTCCGCGTCACGGCGGTCTACACGCTTTACCGCGATTTCCCGGCCGTCGAGTGGGTGGTGCGGTTCAAGAACGCGG
Coding sequences:
- a CDS encoding outer membrane protein transport protein, with the translated sequence MNMIRAKLLRGPRLTLILALILVPLPFRLGADDLTFHEPSARATGLGGAFTARSDDATGLFYNPAGLAFLSGFRLKTNIMFDNRKTSAAWPDGGRTWRSEPSEFLGDFAVAWQLLRGVTVATGLFSPFNYESYWSPGWDAEGAVTRNRLRTLFFRTALAVEVVKGLAVSAGVDVVSSSLRWRHIIPFNLETYPLDRDIDVESSQALSGHGLGFTAGALWKVLPALQIGARFQQSVSIDYAGTDVFNRMLDISGATVPDPYRPSRRVSDLIDFYYATQNVTARLTLPREIACGIALTPVKPVSLYLDVQWNRWSGFGDWIFRSNAEGQALNPSFTPDYQEFYGLSLDYGVQGVALALRDTRDIKAGLEIRPGRYLALRTGYARLRSSVDETGRTPVYPDLERNVYSLGFGYEGPLFSIWDDGERVSDLSFDVFLRYASAVRGASAYPGGEMDYGSKRLVFGVGAGIAF
- a CDS encoding carbohydrate-binding family 9-like protein, which gives rise to MAMRYGCDENDLAHYTCYRTLHKPPVDGRLDGPAWREAPKSRRFVDLVSGVPGFLETRLAALWDDEALYVAFWVSEPDVQARLAERDALVWTENDVEIFIGGEDCYYEFQINALGTIYEVFYVWQDALKKGSRFDAPEFDLRERRVDVIGGFQDGLRYGRHPRGRRWAFMDWDFPGLRAAVQVRGTLNDASDVDEGWTAEIAFPWSGMKHLAGGRPLPPRDGDVWRMDFSRFELLRSCGVTVEPHPGWALNKHGIYDSHIPECFSFIHFRAALANANGSK
- a CDS encoding M24 family metallopeptidase, whose protein sequence is MTALAGCGGPDAKPGAPGSAGAASAEGAGLPGLRDRAALYNGWLKERFDRILPEIMRREGIDMWVVVCREHAEDPVYPTLMPQPNMFAWRLSMLVFFDRGAAAGVERLSVNPFGSGDFNKEIGDYYAPGWTSQAEDPWARLARIIRERNPKKIAIDESGTFAFADGLTAALKAELVAALGPRLAARLVSAERLAVGWLEKRTAGEIDFYARLAAMNRRVAAEALSDKAIQPGVTTLADLSWWTRERYAALGVEPWFQPSFYIVRRAGGPADEALRRTILPGDLVRCDIGFSCLGMTTDIQEAAYVLREGETEVPAGLRQAMRLGNRLQDILAGEFAEGRTGNEVLAAALGKARAEGIKPKIYSHPLNYYGHGAGPKIGLGDMQNGVPGVGDYPLHADTCWAVELSIGAPVPEWGGQEISFALEQSAVFNRAGVVFPAGRQTLIGALANATHTK
- a CDS encoding lysophospholipid acyltransferase family protein → MRESLGELRSLFVWIVTLPVFVAACLGIVIGSFLCRGRALEALIKGGCRAVLLAAGVRLRVRGRENIVPGRQYIAMMNHVNFFDPLVYQVAFPPPLRGAEEESHFRWPVYGATLSRMGMFPLSRKDTARAVQTLRRAAAWIRERPGVSFGIMPEGTRTLDGRLSPFKRGGFLMAIEAGVDILPIVQQGAFEIARKGSLVIRPGLVNVTIEPAVPTAGYTRETAGELIERVRRVFLERLGS
- a CDS encoding diacylglycerol kinase family protein, with product MKTLLLVNPAAGHGRGRKVFERLEPRLRGAFPGLEVRFSEHPGHSVEIGREAAGAGYDRIVCLGGDGTPYELINGLYAEGRPGRRPEIGQIPAGTGNSFIRDFGIETPDQALDAILAGRRRKVDLVEFEERERGRTVRRYSLNIIGVGLIADILRLTNERLKFLGAAGYSVAVLARLARGMSNRIVIEADGRRLEAANSALVVSNSKYTGGKMMIAPKAETGDGRADIVLFNNVNRREIVSIFSGVFSGKHADHPRVHMRQAAAIGIEADPPLRLMADGELVGWTPLRIRVLPDELDFLA
- a CDS encoding glycoside hydrolase family 38 C-terminal domain-containing protein — its product is MRISFRSALPVLLIATAVLASAGPAARAAAGPGAPGQKRSAAPAAVPPRSLTAHLVGHAHIDLSWLWRWEETVADIAVHTFRGTLAQMDRLPGLTFAQSQAAIYDAIERESPDLFARIARKIKEGTWVPVGGMWVEPDANMPDGEALARQLLYGKRYFLDRFGVDVKVGWNPDTFGHNWQMPQILRRAGIDSYVFGRCAPGPDPTPFFWWEGMDGSRVLGYVPPGWYNVSLQDGTLKILEEARKNTAVKDFLLLYGAGDHGGGPRDADIAAIEKFRGDPGQPQLVFDVPQAFLENAAANGAGFPLVSRELNFTFPACYTTQAAAKKSNRQLESLLVTAEKFSAVAVASGYRDYYPERDLDEAWKIVLRNQFHDILDGSSIGPVYDEVAGFYRQARMRGERALDFSLETISSRIDTRGEGFPVVVYNPLFWDRTEPVIAEIAVPPDAGTAKPWEGTVRLTDGGGRSIPAQVLDRRAQGDTAILRVLFLARDVPSLGYRLYRAVPAGVSAEEPAGAAGGGAAAGLRVGANELENEFLKVRVDPKTGWITSLYDKAAGREVLAGPGNVLEAFIDDPKEMSAWELGLKGLAGRIGETGAAVELVEKGPVRAVLRVKSRFRDSTFEQDLTLCAGLPRLDFRTRFDWRERNIMIKAAFPLALKSAAARFEIPYGSIARPSDGTEVPALRWIDVSEGSGEYGAALLNDSKYGFDVKGGVMRLSVVHGSTYPDPEADRGRHELLCSIVPHRGDWRAAEVTRRGYELGNPLIARVPLVHGGELPPVHSFIRVGPSNVVLSALKKEMGYAERGLILRLYETAGRKTEAKIELPWPVEAREADLIERPAGGVIGSGPSIAVTLAPYEIRTIRVVRK